A segment of the Candidatus Pelagisphaera phototrophica genome:
GCTAGAATCGGAACAGCAGCGTCGGCCCTTCATTGAGCCAGAGGCATCTCGATTCGGAGGGTCGTGCCGAGGCTGCTTGAGTTGGCTACCGAGATGTCACCGTGGTGCGTCCTCATTATTCGTTTTACGATGGAAAGGCCTAACCCGGTCCCTTCTGGTTTATCCGTCAGAAACGATTCGAAAATTTTCTCCTGAATATTTTCCGGTATGCCAGAACCTGTATCGGTAAAGTAAACGGCGATTCGTTCCTCTTCGGGACTTTCTTCGACAATCGAGTAAATCGTGAGGGTTCCCCCATCAGGCATCGCTTCGGCGGCATTGATTATGAGATTGAGAAATACTTGCTGCAACTGGCCTTTGCTCGCGTTGACCATGATGGGAGCGTTGGTCTTTTTATGATTCAACACGATTCGATGCTGTTGCATTTTCAGGCGTACAAGGAGAAGCGTATCCTGAATAAGCTCGTCGATCGACCAAACCGTGTGCAGATCCTCGGGAGCCTTTCCAAACGACAGGACTTTGGACACGATCTCCTCGAGCTGGTTGATTTTTTCGATGATGATTTGCGTGTCTTTGTTCCGAGGGTCGGCTTCGTCGTATTGGAGCCCAAGCGAGCCAAAGAGCAGCTTGATGACCGTAAGGGGATTGCGAATTTCATGGGCAATTTCGGCAGAGAGAAGACCTAGAGTGGTTAGCCGTTCGCTTTTTCGCAGCAGATCCTCGCTATTAAAGACTCTGGCGTACAGGTTGGCGTTTTGGGCGGCGGCGGCGGATAGCGAGGCGAACGCTTGCAGCAGGCGTTTTTCGTCATTGGGAAACCGATGCCGCGTGCGGGTGAAAATGTTGATAATTCCAATGACGCGATCTTCGTAGATCATTGGTGTTGAAAGGCAGGATACAACATCGTCTCTTTGGGGAGCGTCTTTTAAATCCAAATAGTCTGGAGT
Coding sequences within it:
- a CDS encoding GAF domain-containing protein yields the protein MLDDSNNSPIEDPNLLLALYRISQIGSSAFNIRDAFKRIIEEIQILFQPKSASISLISPNSGLLEIEYALGYPTDTKDLSLHIGKGITGRVAFNGVATISNDVEQDSRYVKLIDGIRSKMAVPLFSEGQIAGVIDVDSDKVANFTARDLKRLEAVADESITSLQSVWKQRQLITQSDQLKALISVGQKVVSNLELQGLWESITEAALDLTKSRMVTLQLYDETKEQVTMQAIKPPYQEFLSKVETLRLEESMNAAAIRTKRQVEFPNITTPDYLDLKDAPQRDDVVSCLSTPMIYEDRVIGIINIFTRTRHRFPNDEKRLLQAFASLSAAAAQNANLYARVFNSEDLLRKSERLTTLGLLSAEIAHEIRNPLTVIKLLFGSLGLQYDEADPRNKDTQIIIEKINQLEEIVSKVLSFGKAPEDLHTVWSIDELIQDTLLLVRLKMQQHRIVLNHKKTNAPIMVNASKGQLQQVFLNLIINAAEAMPDGGTLTIYSIVEESPEEERIAVYFTDTGSGIPENIQEKIFESFLTDKPEGTGLGLSIVKRIMRTHHGDISVANSSSLGTTLRIEMPLAQ